The genomic interval AATTTCTCTTAGATCTCCTTTCTTCGCCATGTTGTTGCATTTCCCTCTGTTTCTCAAGATGGATTCAGTTGCCAACGTCGGCCGCCACCAGATCTCCAAGAGTTTCTCGGGCCCCTCGAAGAACCCGACTTCACACATTCTAGTTGAGCGCAAACTGGACTCTTTAAACTATGATGCATACAGAATCTGGCGTCCAAGAGCGAAATGGTGCGGAATAAAGACGAGCAAGTCCTGTTCCTCGTGAAGAACTTTCAATCGACACGATCGGCGCATGTGCTCGGCCCATAACATGAGcacatgcgcatgcgcgaactCGGGGAACAGCTCTGGAGTCTGGGCACGAACTTGCGCTAGGCAGTTGGATAGGAACGACGGGGGTAAGAAGCATcagacaggagcaaaaaatggcaaaattaaaattgtgaGGTTATGTTAGCTTACATTTTGCTTATATTTTGCCTAGAGGTTCCttgcataatataaaacaaataagctttaatatttttggtagatgatccgttcttgagatatgattgagcaaagttgccacgaaaaaaaaaagtagcaatTTCGTCCATATTGAGCAATTTCGGACAAATCAAGAGCCTTGCAATTTGCAACATCTCAAAAACTATGCAAGCTGTTTTTTCCGCATATAATTGTAATACCTGTATTCATATTAAGGACGAAAACTTTTTTTGCGACGGTGACTCGGAGGAACATCTTCAGCGCATCATTTCACGATGAGAATTCTTATGATCCTTGTAATTATCGTGCTGGTGACTCTTGCTTCGTCTCAATGGCACAAAGGCAGGCTAGCGAGAAGACAACCGCGCATGGgcagagaagaaaaaaaacatcgggAACAGCTTTAAAAGAACAAGGAAATGTAAGTAAGGTTAAGGGTATTGCGAATGGTTCCTCCTGAACTGTGAGTTTACAtgtaatgtttattttttgtccctTAGTATATATTTATGTGTTCCTGACTGCGCTGTAATTTAGCATTCATGCTGCGATAGCGTTGAAATAAACGATTACGATTATGATTATGAATAGCCATAGAGCTATTTTGTGTATTTATTGTTTAAGACTAAAGCTAATGCTTTCGAATTAGAAATAAGTAGTCTGGGGATGTTTTGTAAACAGGTGACTTTTGTGCTTTACgcttatttcttcttaaatcCCTAAGTATCTTCTCCGTAtctttttttagggggggggggcgataAGGAAAAGTTGGTCTGTCTcttaccctccccgtcagataATAAATGGTCACAaagatagtttggctatccgacggagttttagactagcaaaggtcgcatgcgtgatccgcacaattggcatcacgctagcccggtcgcagctctagatcccacatggatctgagctgtggtttaaagcacttcgttcgagtcgaagtcgccctgcagttttttttgccgatgaagtttaactgaggcaaaccggctatgccatgctgacgagtcctaataaggacgaaacagctgtccatggttgccgaactgcacgggtaatagactgtgctagcgtcccgtcttggcccgactggtgccaatgtgtgtatgctagtgtgcttttaaagtccaaaTAAATGGTCGTTCACTCACCCTCcctgtcagatatcaaatggtcagTCCCTAACCCTCCCCGTCGCATATCAAGTGTTCGTTCCCTCACCCTCcctgtcagatatcaaatggttgGTCCCTCACCCTCcctgtcagatatcaaatggtcggtccttTACCCTCCCCGTCgcatatcaaatggtcggtcccttaccaTGCTGTCACATAtaaaatggtcggtcccttaccctccccgtcgCATACATCCTCGGTAACttagggcgtcgcggagatcgggcacgcAGGGAGCGCTTGAAAAAGGTTCTCGCGCCACGCTCCCTGTGTGTCCGATCTCCGAGACGCCATGTGTCCCCGAGGATGCGTCgcatatcaaatggtcggtcccttaccctccccgtcagatatcaaatggtcggtcacTAACCAGCACACTGGTGACGACCCAACTCTTTTTAGTGGGTCTTGATCGCCGTCAAGCACTTCCAGAGTATCCAGGAGACGGGGAATGGACAACGGTAACAATACGAGTGATATATTGTCGTGTTACTGGTACATTTTCCGTATAATGAAATtggatatacacctatttcacaaaaggttgttaGTGCAAATGGTTAATGGCTTATGGGTtctaattatttgtaaaattaaaggcGTTAAATAAAGtacagcaatgtcagagccaagcattggtaacctttaatggatagtgttttgatttatccatatttcGAGACGCATGTTACGTTCgttcgtagaactgccatttgccaatcgccatttgccatttgaactgacaacctttattgaaataggtgtatacacctatttcaataaacgttgtcagtgcaaatggcggaTGGCAATccgcaaatggcagttctaagaccaATCACTACTTATAGGTAcaattatttgtaagaataaagatgataagTAATATAATCACAGAAATTATCCACATTTTCGTACATTCAGCAGAAATTTGACGAGTtccatggtattttttttataggagaactgccatttgacaatcgccattcgccatttgcactgacaacgttatttgaaatatgTGTATACCATGTGCGGTATAGGAACTCGTCCTGTAACCTCGTCCCCAGTCTTCTCGGCCATCAAGGTAATTCCAAGGTGGCGACTCTAAAGTTCTATCAGCCATAGCTAGTGAAAACGTTAAAAACGCACACAGCATTATTATGTGCGCACGCCTTTAACTTTCCGACATGTTTCATATTGGTGCTCCGCCTTTTAGTCGGTTCCCGGGTTCCGCCCCTAAATCATTTTCTTCATATCAATCGATGGCTTTCGTTTTTCTAAAAGGTCTAAAAGGGCCTGAGCTCGCGGGAGACGTATGGTATTCTAAaccgttagggactaggctccgtTTCCAAAAAGGTGCCAGCAAAATCGAAGTAAatacgaattcctgcaagtttacgtgaaaATTCTCGAGTAATGATTGAAGCGggctcccaaatatggtatgcaatgcctaataaggaaatgaccagcaagctagaaaaacgacagtttttaaaagaaGGTTGACTGATATGACAATTCCTGATAGTCTCTTGAAAGCTTACTTAATGCAGATAACCCTGATTTTTAGAATCGGTTTCAGCAAATGGCCCAACCTTGCAGAAAATAAATTAACCAAGATCAGCGACcaattttgaattttatttccaGGATAAATAAAGTTAATGCTGCACTAATAaaaactggtgctttctcaatATGTTTGAACTTTATGCGATCACATGGTAACCTCCATTTTTCGAAATCAGcgcagggagggggggggggggaataagGGAACGACTATTTGGTATGTGACAGCGAGGGTCAGTGACAGACAATTCAGGACTGTTTATGTTTTTTCCCTGGTTAACCATGAAAAGAGTGTACCCCAGGACTCgtagaggggtgggggatggggCGGTttgctacccccccccctccctgggtgccccctgtgtacgcgcctgagcAACTTTTGATTCCACTAACAATTTGttcattttcttttagaaGAGGAGGAACAATGACATCACTGGCGTGAAGAAGAATTACGAGGGCGGACGGCGTTTCCTTATAATAATTCCTTTTTGGTTTGGTTAAATTTGAAGAAAAGCTGTATTCTCTGTgccttttgtaaaaaaaaaatataaaagttaGTTGCCATTGTAGTTTGTTGAAATTAAAGGAACACCAGAAATACCAGACAAAGCCCTCGCTTATCAGAAAAATTATGGTATTCGTTCTCGTCTTGCAACGTCTTACCAAAGGTATTCTCGGTCAAACAAATTCAAAATGGGGATCAATTTCAAGATAGCGGTAGGTCAAACTTGCAGCCTatctgtaggctttgataatTTTTCCGCCACgaaaaaccccgaaaacacgaGTTCGCATAGCCCGGCCGTAATCTTGGCTTATGCGCTCCGCAGGGGGAGGTGGAAGAAAAATGCGTGGCGATTAATTTCAAAGATAGTGGTGGGTCTAACTAGGGAAACGGGGGCGGGCGGGGAGGGGGTAGTAGAGAAGTGGTGACCCAGATTTTTAACCAATATCTTGATCTATCCCAGGAAACGATAATAGCATGTCATAGAATAATTCACACCAGAAAAACTACCCCTCTAACATAATTTAAACGCTTATACAAATAGcataagtgttttttttaaatgcttgtTTATTGCTTTGGAAGTGCTATAAGGTATAGGTAGTCAGGTTATGTTTTTACTAGTCACGGATGCATGTTGGGCGATGCGTCGAGAGTGCATAACCACTAAAAAAGTTAGCGTGATATGTTAAACATACGTGATACATACGAGCACAGTGCGCGTGTGTTGGGCGATGCGTCGAGAGTGCATAACCACTAAAAAAGTTAGCGTGATATGTGAAACATACGTGGTACATACGTGCACAGTGCGCGTGTGTTGTGCGATGCGTGTCAAGAGTGCATAAAATAGTGTGCGTAATATGTGAAACATGCGTGATACATTCGTGAAAGTTGAAGACGAGGGTGtgcttattccaaaattcgAGGTCGAGGGTGGAGGGGGCGCTGGTTGGGTAGGGGATTTTATTTAAAggagggcgcttattcgaatcattTTATGGTATCTCGCTGTACTCGTAGTTGCATGCAAAGTTAATTAAGATCTGTCAGGTCGAAATCTTGGGTGATACTGATTTCACTTCTTGAGCCTTATTGCTCGTTTAGTTGTCTTCCCTGAGAGAACATCTTCGATGTGGCTTTGTACCTTTTCGGCAATCTGCTTCAGCCCGTGGTTTTCTAAAGCCTTCTTGAGTTCAATCAGCCTGGGGAAAATAGTAACAGACCGAGTTAAAAGTAAATCTACAGGAAACATTTTTTCCACGGTTGCTATAGGGGCCACGAAGACGTAAACAAAAGAATGTCATTTTTTCAGAACATGTaagtttttaaaattatgtTGCCCTGTAAGAActataaatacaataatagCCAGAGAGGGAAATTTGCGGGTTTTCGCTTTCTTCGGTGTCATTTTCTAATCGcctaaaatttatttatttaaacatcttttttttttatttctcaggTTTAGTTTGAACGACTAAGAACACAAACTAAATATCAGATTGATATGTGTTTTGCCCCTTTCGATATTAGTTAAGGTCCCCCCATCCCCCGGGGTATATATGAAGTTGTGTTACCTTTTGAGCAGGTTTCCCTTCAACGACTTCTTGAAGCTCTCCACTTCTTCGTGTATGTGCGCCTTGAAAGCTTCTACTTCTCTTTTTACGCCCGCGTGGAACCCCTGAACCTTATCTGCCATTTCAAgctaaaagaaagaaattaaTAAAACAAGATATTAGCAACAAGGGATTGTGGGTGATTAGtgacggaccattagaaaagtgaagggggggggggggggttagggacaaaaaaaaattatacacGATGAAAAGCCTGATATGACAAAAAAATGCATGCAGCCAAAACCAAAACCagaccgaaaaaaaaatgcagacAACGATTAAATCATGCATGTCTTGGagacaagataaaaaaaaacatgcacagCTAAAGCCTCCactctccccccctccccacattTTTTCTAATGGCCCGTCCCTTAGCCTTGTCTCCCGACTACTCAAGGTCACCTCTACTTATTTGGATTTCAAAATGGTCATAAAAAAGTTGGCAGCGTAGTCTAGCCTGGGGCAAGGCCAGTCAGTGATCTGAAATCTATCTTAGTCCTTGATGTTCTGTTTGGGGGTCCTGTGGTTGGCCGTGAAGCGAGAGGGCTGGGAATGGACTTCAGATGACGTCACCGAAATGCCGCTAATCCCCAACGCCCCCACGGAACTGACTGCACAAGGGCTCAATCACTTATCATCACTTATTATCATCACAAACATCATCTCCGAACACCCCTAAATGGGAGGCCGGCAACTTCCTTTACCTGGAAGGCTTTGCCCTTGGCTTCCATCTTCTTTTTAAACTCCGCTCCTTTCGATTCCATTTTCTTCTGGAATTCCACCGATTTTTCATGCACGTGATGATGGTAGCTTAGCTCGAACTTTGCCTTCAAAACGCGGTATGCCAGTGCCTGCTTGGCACCTTTGTTCAACATCTCTTTTCCCTCGTTCGCAAGTTTCTGCATCTCGCTCGCTTCATCGCTGCGTTTTGAGCTCTGGactatttaaaaacaaaaaaacaataattggAAAGATTGTGATGTGCTTTTATTATAAGTTTGCCAACAGCTCGTCGTACCAAGATGATTCCTCTGGACTAGTTCAGGGGAAAAAGCAATATTTAAATTCGGTATGCAGCACGCCTCAGTGAAAACAGAATATGGTTCAGCCTCACAGAGGAGTAGGCATACGCTCGTTCTTGCCTACAATGATCTTTTGAAGTTCTAAGTTGATGAGGGCTCAAACTCGTATGACTATGCACTCTCATCGACCTTCAATGACTGTCAATTAACGCTGGTTCTTCAATAAAACCGTGACCACTCCCATTATGTCTCAAAGCCCGTTTGATCGCAACCCTGTCAGAGCTAGAAAGTATGAACTCTCACCTTTAGGTATACCCTGGCTAGGTAGCTTCAATACTTCGATAAAATACACAGATAAAAGTATTATCAGTAAAATGTACTCACATTTCGCAGACGGCCTTGCTGCAGCCACACTGCCGAACAGTACTGCTAAAGCTATTAAAACTCGCATATTGCTCAGCCTTTGGATCTAGAAACTTGCTATGCTTCTGTTTGTTACGACGCAAGCCATGGGCTTTTATATTGCGCGCATTAATTTCATATTTACTTTGATCCAAATTTTATTAGATATTTGTTTACCAAGTGATTAAATGTCATGTTACTAAATTCCTTGAGTGAGAGAGGTTTAAATTAAATATCTGCGTTGTCAATATACGTTACTGTAAAATCTTGCAAAAGTAGTGATTTTTGGAAATTATTTAACGCTAAAGACATCTTGCGCCAGTTTGCAATATAGTTACGCAACAACGAAACAAGAATTGCAATCCCTTTTAAAAAGCCAACAATGGGTTTCTGAAAGGGTTGTTTTCAtttctttgttctttgtttgattgCAATTTTTGGcacataaataaacaaaagcgAGTTGCCGCAAAACTTCCAGCTATTTTAATTCCTATTGTTCTTGTCCAGCGCTGTCTCCACGGTTATGCTCCGGCCTACCTAAAGTCCCTTTTAGAGCCTGGCCGATCTGAGGCGTACAATCTAAGGGAGAGGAAGGGAGGTAAGATTTTTACCTTGAAATTTCAGAGCCTCCATTTcattgaaaacatttttttcggtcccccccccccccctatagaaccccaaaattttctttctttttccctAAGAGGACCTTAATTTTTCGGAGCCCCCCTTCAAtatcttcccccccccctctcccctcggtgtatttaatgaacactccctaaggtCAAACAAAGACCTGGTACTTGCAGTACTAAGCACAAGATGCAAAACCGTTGGAGAAACCGCTTTTGCCCATGCTGTTCTTGGCCTTCTGCGTGGAACTCGCTACCCAAGTTAATTAGGGACATAAAAGGCCCTTAAAACCCATCTTTTCAGATTGGCTTATTTTACATAAGAGGACTCGTTAATTTAGCTGACCGTGTTACAATTTATTATGTTGATTCAGgatacatgtttttttgtaagaatttgTTTAGAATATATTAACATAGTTTGAGCGctttataaataattattattattataattattattatattgtatAAGGTAATTTCTAGTTTAACTTTTTGTTTAGATTGGTTTTaaaaaaacccgtgaaataccaTTTAGTTAATTTAGTACAAATAcattgtaatgtctttgttctcttttgttctggattgactattacactttgactatcacattttgttgcacgagattttgaaaaccactcttaCCTTGGTTTGTTAAAGACGATTTGTGCCTTTGCCATTTGAACAGAGATAAGATCCAATTTCGTTTTGAAAACCTCCATAAATGTGTTTCTGGGAATGTTGTTTAAAGTTGCTTCACCGGTCCTTATGATGTTTTCGACGTGTCTAAAATATACAAAGAGTAGCGAGTGGGTGCGAATGTTCCAGACGCTTCAttaaagaaagccaatcacgccgccattttatactcccgctcaatgccgagtcacataagcatccatttccatcagctaattcaagcgagttaCCGAGATATTTctaatcaaatatcgtcaataacatatcagacttcattcgcaGTTTGTTATttcaatataaacaaaaacaaaggggTGGTTGATTGACATTAAAGGCTCTTGACACTCAATTCAACCTCATCACTTCCCCGATACTTACAATAAAATACCTCATCCAATCTcaataaaattgtttttgaCAAATTTAATTCTGTAAATGAGATTCAGTTAAACTG from Nematostella vectensis chromosome 14, jaNemVect1.1, whole genome shotgun sequence carries:
- the LOC116614961 gene encoding uncharacterized protein LOC116614961; amino-acid sequence: MRVLIALAVLFGSVAAARPSAKFQSSKRSDEASEMQKLANEGKEMLNKGAKQALAYRVLKAKFELSYHHHVHEKSVEFQKKMESKGAEFKKKMEAKGKAFQLEMADKVQGFHAGVKREVEAFKAHIHEEVESFKKSLKGNLLKRLIELKKALENHGLKQIAEKVQSHIEDVLSGKTTKRAIRLKK